CACTTACTTCAAACCAAATCGGAACATAATCCTCTTCCTTAACCGAATCGGTCCCTCTCTCCTTTCTAACCGACTCCTTATAAATATCATCCAAATCAAACTTTgagtgttgcttcaagctgaaatagacatttccgcccttgaacctagttcaagagtctgtgacagcttgtgcagtgttaagaagcggtcttagtctctaaccggactatcaccaaccAGTGTGTGTTATTGTTGttgtaagcgttcacccttcaaaccggaaccccggtcctccaagggcgatcccgatcctaacacaatattttaatcattgacaaatcatatctcaatcacactttcacacatttttatttattggaaatcaaccattaatctcaattgacctctaattCTGTAACCTCATGATATTTTCTTACCGATATCTTATCTCTTGGTAAACCAatcatcaattttaattaacttttaatctcgtgatctcacactgtggctgatttaaatatatgatcatatattttatatttatctcttattcacatatatataattcactTAAATTTGCATCGGTATGGATTCAAACTTTAGTCTCGAGTGTAGAAGGCGACCACTTTAATCATCAGACCacttatgattaattaattttatttaaaattttgtgtatgGATTCGTTTATTttgtaaactaataaaatttcaaattttgatttttttataaagtgacaaataatttttattaataaactaaaactaattttttcactataaaatatattatttaccattttgtgtcaaatataaaaaaatagaaaaaaaataaaattttttatttatttataactatttttcagaataaaatatattaatttttaatttgtgttaaatataaaatgtagaagaaaaataatttatttttatttaaatatatattaaattttgttttaaatagattgttatatataattttaaaaatggtatatatataattatatagattataaaataattattggtaaaaaaatactatttaaaaaaaatataaaagttacaaaaaaaaataaatgaaaaagaattaaaataataatatacctAATAAATATGGAgtgaactaaaaaaatattaatataataaaatgataaataataaaaaaatattaatttatttttatttaaatatatggttatatatataatatatattgatttttaaaaagattaacttttattaaaaagaacattgaaacattataaataaaagagacaaatttaatattagcttagttggttaaaaagttgtacttgtttgtgttaagttgtttgtgttaagttgtgagttcaaaacatacttataacatttttaattttatttttaaccgttttaagtttatgggtgggtcaacccagaatccgactcaaatatccaattactttcacatatatatccaaattaaccacaatttttGACACAACAATCTAgatactttcaaaattaagcattattatatatatagataagattAAAGAAACTCTTTGCTAtgtattaagaatatattttatgtgtatcatatttcaattaaaagaaatttataaaaagcAAGGAGTTAACTAAAAAGTTATAagatttacaaatttataataaattaaaagttacaAGATGAAAACCAATATACTTAAGTGGATACAATTTATGTTAAatctattatcattttttttttatctctactcTAAAGTGTAGTGTCTTTAATACTTTGTAACTTCTTccaacataattaaaaattatgccacatctattatcattttttaaaaatgatgcaggtataataaaaaataacaagagTTGTCTACGCATGATGACACAAAAATGatatgagagaaaataatattgaatttaaGATTTGTAAAATGatggaattaaaattttagtttgaactaaataaatgtattttatttatttagaaccAAATATACCTCATTGATATGTAAGTATCTCTAGAATACAAAATCTTTTACATTATTGTTTATAGACTTTTTGAGACAACAAGTATTAGTAATAATCTAATGATAAAAGATAACACCTAAGCTTTGTTGACTCAACTATTAGTAATACAATGTATGAAtgttaatataatatacatattttttaatagagaaAAGGTAGtatattaattgagtttagttacttttttacaacttttaaattttttacttctattttttttttcctcttgATAAGATGATGGAGGTATGAAATCTCAATTGAtctaattttatagttattattttaaaaataattaattggataTAAATACTTGCTAATGCACATAAAAGAGTAGTATctaaaaacaaattttgaattattgaaataaaGCTAATATAATAATCTCTTAAAACAAGAAACACATGAATTACCCTCcagttgatttattttttatccgACCACCAATTACATAATTGTCACGAGTCCCACCATAATCATCCcccttttattaaaatcaaGAACCCTACAAGTGCTAAGGTTTGTTGCTTGACGAAGCAGGAGCAGAGTTCCGACCTGAGATGAACGGCATTTTCACCACCTTCTTCACCTCCTTCTTCCTCTCATTCTTCTTCCTAAAAATCTTGATCAGCACCCAGTACTTGTCCATGGCGGCCGCGGCTTCATCTGAGCTCTGTACAATTTACATTTCCCAAATTGATTAGATGCATGTCAAGATTTAAGGTTTAAGATCATAGGAAACATGGGTACCTCCGAAAGCTTGATCTTTTTGAAGGGATTGACCGCCGAAACGtgggcggcggcggcggcagggGAAGCTGCAGGCAGGCGATATTCATGCATTATCCAATCCGTCTGGGTACCGTTGGGAGAGTTTCCTCTGTAAAAGGAAAGGATTTTCTTCATTGCAAAAATGAACTCAAATCCCTTAGTAACCGTGATTGGTATGTCGAATCCTGTGGGCCTCCA
This is a stretch of genomic DNA from Impatiens glandulifera chromosome 4, dImpGla2.1, whole genome shotgun sequence. It encodes these proteins:
- the LOC124935496 gene encoding NAC domain-containing protein 83-like — encoded protein: MENLKFVKDGVSVSLPTGFKFEPSDEELILHYLHNKVMSRPLPDDNIIPDFEVWKSDPWDMPGDSEKYRHFFSMAYNESVNPNGDIPNSYGYWRPTGFDIPITVTKGFEFIFAMKKILSFYRGNSPNGTQTDWIMHEYRLPAASPAAAAAHVSAVNPFKKIKLSESSDEAAAAMDKYWVLIKIFRKKNERKKEVKKVVKMPFISGRNSAPASSSNKP